In Polyangiaceae bacterium, one DNA window encodes the following:
- a CDS encoding TolC family protein encodes MKSLTRRLIFLGLGLGTSSVAFAQPVDPAEPPAAEPEAQPTPKQPTAEELTAKADLLADTLKPQRGGATARDVGKRAKAHSPAVKAQEAKIRASAAQVDQAMVAFLPKLTLKASYTRISSTDTSFGGGAIVGASAPGLLGVGPCPSGAGTCVLDSAGNPAGAAAFNITPKLDRYSLSATLSVPISDYVLRLPASSAAVRANLEASRINKQATQRKAQADAQLAYYNWVRGVGQVAVAEHALVRLQQLEKDGEAMLAQGVAIKADVLRIKAMVASGKVAIEQARAFVRLSEKNLALMTGDKAPHYTIGEDILRKPRPLPRSENLKGLVNEGLSKRPELRALTKTKTTLRKSATVARAGKLPRLDGFADYTYANPSASDFTGQGGWQGSWSVGAQLTWTLNDLPGAEASASEYEANLQEVNANESLLRQGIEQEITAAYFDRKQARAARKAAEEAEEAARTALDAKMAQYKVGEATTTDVINAEQEFVSATLQRMAAYVDLHVARVRLAYAVGRPAL; translated from the coding sequence ATGAAATCACTCACTCGACGCCTTATTTTCCTTGGGTTGGGGTTAGGCACCTCGTCCGTCGCCTTTGCTCAGCCCGTGGACCCCGCGGAACCGCCCGCAGCGGAACCAGAGGCTCAGCCGACGCCCAAGCAACCCACCGCGGAGGAACTCACTGCAAAGGCCGATCTGCTGGCGGACACGCTCAAGCCTCAACGCGGCGGTGCAACGGCCCGGGACGTCGGGAAGCGAGCCAAAGCGCACAGCCCGGCGGTGAAAGCTCAAGAAGCGAAGATCCGCGCCAGTGCAGCTCAGGTCGATCAAGCGATGGTGGCCTTCTTGCCGAAGCTCACCCTGAAGGCGAGCTACACGCGCATCTCTTCGACGGACACCTCCTTCGGCGGCGGGGCCATCGTAGGCGCGAGCGCCCCTGGTCTGCTTGGGGTCGGCCCCTGCCCGAGTGGAGCTGGAACCTGTGTGCTTGATTCCGCGGGGAATCCTGCTGGAGCGGCGGCTTTCAACATCACGCCGAAGCTCGACCGCTACTCGTTGAGCGCCACCTTGTCGGTGCCGATCTCCGACTACGTGCTGCGCCTGCCCGCGAGCAGCGCTGCGGTGAGGGCGAACCTCGAAGCGAGCCGCATCAACAAGCAAGCCACTCAGCGCAAGGCCCAAGCCGACGCGCAGCTCGCCTACTACAACTGGGTGCGCGGTGTGGGGCAGGTAGCGGTGGCAGAGCACGCCCTGGTGCGCCTCCAACAGCTCGAGAAGGACGGCGAGGCGATGCTCGCCCAGGGCGTTGCGATCAAGGCCGATGTCTTGCGTATCAAGGCCATGGTGGCGAGCGGCAAGGTCGCCATCGAGCAAGCGCGCGCGTTCGTTCGCCTATCGGAGAAGAACCTCGCGCTGATGACGGGCGACAAGGCACCGCACTACACCATTGGTGAGGACATCCTGCGAAAGCCGCGTCCGTTGCCTCGCTCGGAGAACCTCAAGGGACTGGTGAACGAAGGCCTGAGCAAGCGTCCAGAGCTGCGCGCGCTGACGAAGACCAAGACCACGCTGAGGAAAAGCGCGACGGTGGCCCGCGCCGGCAAGCTTCCGCGACTCGATGGCTTCGCCGACTACACCTACGCGAACCCGAGCGCGAGCGACTTCACGGGCCAAGGCGGCTGGCAGGGGAGCTGGAGCGTAGGCGCTCAGCTGACGTGGACGCTGAACGACTTGCCCGGCGCCGAGGCGAGCGCATCGGAGTACGAGGCAAACCTGCAGGAAGTGAACGCCAACGAGAGCCTGCTCCGTCAGGGGATCGAACAAGAGATCACCGCAGCCTACTTCGACCGCAAGCAAGCGCGTGCCGCGCGGAAAGCCGCTGAGGAGGCTGAAGAGGCCGCACGCACCGCGCTGGACGCCAAGATGGCGCAGTACAAAGTCGGCGAGGCGACGACAACCGACGTGATCAACGCCGAGCAGGAGTTCGTCAGCGCGACCCTGCAGCGCATGGCCGCCTACGTGGATCTGCACGTTGCGCGCGTGCGTTTGGCCTACGCCGTGGGTCGCCCCGCGCTCTGA
- a CDS encoding efflux RND transporter permease subunit encodes MNLAEVSIRRPVFAAMLIMALMVFGLISYNKVGVDLYPEVDFPVITVTVVYPGADPETMERNVADKIEESVNTLGGIRSLKSTNLEGVTIVSAEFELEKNGDQALQDVRDKVSRLANELPSGAKSPIVEKFDIGAAPIITMAMAADMPVGKLTDIADNTVKARLQRINGVGSVDIVGGRERQVQILVDPVKLAGLGMTVEDVANAVKAQNIEVPAGSFSKGGAELSVKTKGELNTPQQVADILLVGTGDANLRIRDIAKVVDGVEKATSSSYLDGKPAVSLVVSKQSGSNTVAVAHDVKGAIDELKADLKKQGIELTVPTDNSVYIEHSINDVKFDLFLGALLAVLIILVFLLDWRATLISAIAIPSSVVATFAFIKVMNFTFNNMTMLALSLAIGILVDDAIVVIENIHRHLVMGKKPLQAAKDATSEIFLAVLAMTSTIIAVFFPVAVMKGIVGRFFLQFGLTVSFAVAVSMLVSFTLTPMLSSRFLKEGHGEHRWAIPRAIDNALKWLDRVYGKVIAWSLSHRVITLGLTTVALIFSGFLVTKVPAEFVPAEDRSMFTVKVEAPPGTPLESTTKAVEAVAKDLREHGPGVISTLTTVGGGAQGQINVGEIQVNMTGAKGRKFHQLDLMAWVRERYQNVGDGTKLTVLSISGPGGGQAPVQYAIRGNNLDELVATAEKLKEELAKTKGFVDVAVSYQSGKPELNLEVDRERASALNVPVASVATTIRAFLAGDAVSEMKQGGEAYDIVVKLPTDQETRIEDLSSLKVRSTTGQLVDLSNLVKSERALGPTKIEREARQRQVIVSASLEGLAQGEATKIVNEKADAILPATVHGAMTGNSQMMVESFGYMLEALAIAVILVYMILAAQFDSFIHPITIMVSLPLSVIGAFGGLFISGMTLSIFAMIGVIMLMGLVTKNAILVVDFTEQLRKEGKPMREALIEAGVLRLRPILMTGFAMVFGMLPVALALGEGGEARAPMAVCVIGGLITSTVLTLVVVPVIYTIMEAITHNRFTRFLEGIVFGKTDEVNEVHA; translated from the coding sequence GTGAACCTCGCGGAAGTATCCATTCGGCGACCGGTGTTCGCCGCGATGCTGATCATGGCGCTGATGGTCTTCGGGCTCATTAGCTACAACAAAGTCGGCGTCGACTTGTACCCCGAGGTCGACTTCCCGGTGATCACGGTGACTGTCGTCTATCCCGGAGCTGATCCGGAGACGATGGAGCGCAACGTCGCCGACAAGATCGAAGAGTCGGTGAACACCCTCGGCGGCATTCGCTCCCTCAAGTCGACGAACCTGGAGGGCGTCACCATCGTCTCCGCGGAGTTCGAGCTGGAGAAGAACGGCGATCAGGCGTTGCAAGACGTGCGAGACAAGGTCTCGCGCTTGGCGAACGAGCTGCCCTCCGGCGCCAAGTCGCCCATCGTCGAGAAGTTCGACATCGGCGCCGCGCCCATCATCACGATGGCGATGGCTGCCGACATGCCTGTGGGCAAGCTGACTGACATCGCGGACAACACCGTCAAGGCGCGGCTCCAGCGCATCAACGGCGTGGGTAGCGTCGACATCGTCGGTGGCCGCGAGCGCCAGGTGCAGATCCTCGTGGATCCAGTCAAGCTGGCTGGTCTGGGGATGACCGTCGAAGACGTCGCCAACGCGGTCAAGGCGCAGAACATCGAAGTGCCTGCGGGCAGCTTCTCCAAGGGCGGCGCCGAGCTCAGCGTGAAGACCAAGGGCGAGCTCAATACTCCCCAGCAGGTCGCGGACATCCTGTTGGTTGGCACCGGGGACGCGAACCTGCGCATCCGCGACATCGCGAAGGTCGTCGATGGCGTCGAGAAGGCGACCAGCTCGTCATACCTTGACGGAAAGCCAGCGGTGTCGCTCGTGGTGAGCAAGCAGTCGGGGAGCAACACCGTTGCGGTGGCTCACGACGTCAAGGGCGCTATCGATGAGCTCAAGGCGGACCTGAAGAAGCAGGGCATCGAGCTCACGGTGCCGACTGATAACTCCGTCTACATCGAGCACTCGATCAACGACGTGAAGTTCGATCTGTTCTTGGGGGCGCTCCTGGCGGTGTTGATCATCTTGGTGTTCTTGCTCGATTGGCGCGCGACGCTGATCAGCGCGATTGCGATCCCATCTTCGGTCGTCGCCACCTTCGCTTTCATCAAGGTGATGAACTTCACCTTCAACAACATGACCATGCTCGCCTTGAGCCTGGCCATCGGTATTCTCGTCGACGACGCGATCGTCGTGATCGAGAACATCCATCGCCACCTCGTGATGGGTAAGAAGCCCCTGCAAGCAGCGAAGGACGCAACCAGCGAGATTTTCCTCGCGGTTTTAGCGATGACCTCGACCATCATCGCGGTGTTCTTCCCCGTGGCGGTCATGAAGGGCATCGTCGGTCGCTTCTTCCTACAGTTCGGTCTCACCGTGAGCTTCGCGGTGGCGGTTTCGATGCTGGTGAGCTTCACCCTCACCCCCATGCTCTCGTCCCGTTTCCTCAAGGAAGGACACGGCGAACACAGGTGGGCCATTCCCAGGGCCATCGACAACGCTTTGAAGTGGCTTGACCGGGTCTACGGCAAGGTCATCGCGTGGTCGTTGTCCCATCGAGTCATCACGCTGGGTTTGACCACGGTGGCCCTGATTTTCTCCGGGTTCTTGGTTACCAAGGTTCCCGCGGAGTTCGTGCCGGCGGAGGACCGATCGATGTTCACGGTTAAGGTGGAAGCGCCCCCCGGAACGCCCCTCGAGTCCACCACCAAGGCCGTCGAGGCGGTGGCGAAAGATCTGCGAGAGCATGGCCCCGGTGTGATCTCCACGCTGACTACGGTCGGCGGTGGCGCACAAGGTCAGATCAACGTCGGTGAGATCCAGGTCAACATGACCGGAGCAAAGGGGCGCAAGTTCCACCAGCTCGACCTGATGGCTTGGGTGCGTGAACGCTACCAAAACGTGGGCGACGGCACGAAGCTCACGGTGCTGTCCATCTCCGGGCCCGGTGGTGGTCAGGCGCCCGTGCAATACGCGATTCGCGGAAACAACCTCGACGAGCTCGTGGCTACCGCGGAGAAGCTCAAAGAAGAGCTAGCGAAGACCAAGGGCTTCGTCGACGTCGCGGTCTCCTACCAGTCGGGTAAGCCGGAGCTGAACCTCGAGGTCGATCGCGAGCGCGCTTCAGCGCTGAACGTCCCGGTTGCCAGCGTCGCGACGACGATTCGCGCCTTCTTGGCTGGCGACGCGGTGAGCGAGATGAAGCAAGGCGGTGAGGCGTATGACATCGTGGTGAAGCTGCCGACGGATCAAGAGACCCGTATCGAAGACCTGAGCTCGCTCAAGGTGCGCTCGACCACGGGGCAGCTCGTCGACCTGAGCAACCTGGTGAAGAGTGAGCGCGCCCTCGGTCCGACGAAGATCGAGCGCGAAGCACGCCAGCGCCAAGTGATCGTCAGCGCGAGCCTCGAAGGCCTCGCTCAAGGCGAGGCCACCAAGATCGTGAACGAGAAGGCGGACGCGATCCTCCCGGCAACGGTGCACGGCGCGATGACCGGCAACAGCCAGATGATGGTTGAGTCCTTCGGCTACATGCTCGAGGCGTTGGCCATCGCCGTCATCCTCGTCTACATGATCCTCGCGGCACAATTCGACAGCTTCATCCACCCGATCACGATCATGGTCTCGCTACCACTCAGCGTGATCGGTGCTTTCGGCGGGCTGTTCATCTCTGGAATGACGCTCAGCATCTTTGCGATGATTGGCGTGATCATGTTGATGGGGCTCGTGACCAAGAACGCCATCTTGGTCGTCGATTTCACCGAGCAGCTGCGAAAAGAGGGCAAACCCATGCGCGAAGCGCTGATTGAAGCTGGCGTCTTGCGCCTGCGACCCATCTTGATGACCGGCTTCGCCATGGTCTTCGGCATGCTCCCGGTCGCCCTCGCGCTCGGCGAGGGAGGTGAGGCACGCGCGCCGATGGCGGTGTGCGTGATTGGCGGCCTCATCACCTCAACCGTCCTCACCCTGGTCGTGGTGCCAGTCATCTACACCATCATGGAAGCCATCACCCACAACCGCTTCACGCGTTTCCTCGAGGGAATAGTCTTCGGGAAGACGGACGAGGTGAACGAGGTGCACGCATGA
- a CDS encoding TetR/AcrR family transcriptional regulator, which yields MSKAARKSTLQSQLKEAYRVAILDAAEDVFTERGFHEAKMSEVAERAGVATGTVYNYFKSKDHVFEAIATRIKALFAQQMEPVRSIEQPIERLEAFVKKVFEFVEERGALFAVHLERESSRLVMLSRPAHEEPSREQILDVLGEAIAAGQAQGLIREDVPQLMLVHSLSAFMEGAMAIWVSGGRKEALAPCAEFVVKLFIEGASK from the coding sequence ATGAGCAAGGCAGCTCGAAAGTCCACCCTCCAGAGCCAGCTCAAGGAGGCCTATCGCGTCGCGATCCTTGATGCGGCGGAGGATGTGTTCACGGAGCGAGGCTTCCACGAGGCCAAGATGTCCGAGGTGGCGGAGCGCGCTGGGGTCGCGACCGGCACCGTCTACAACTACTTCAAGAGCAAGGACCACGTCTTCGAGGCCATCGCGACGCGCATCAAGGCGCTGTTTGCGCAGCAGATGGAGCCGGTGCGCTCCATCGAGCAGCCCATCGAACGCCTGGAAGCGTTCGTGAAGAAGGTGTTTGAGTTCGTCGAGGAGCGGGGCGCATTGTTCGCGGTGCACCTCGAGCGCGAGTCGAGTCGCCTGGTGATGCTCTCGCGTCCTGCCCATGAGGAGCCCTCGCGAGAGCAGATCCTCGATGTCCTAGGCGAGGCGATCGCCGCTGGTCAGGCTCAAGGCTTGATCCGCGAGGATGTACCTCAGCTGATGCTCGTGCACTCGCTGTCTGCCTTCATGGAAGGCGCGATGGCGATTTGGGTTTCCGGGGGGCGGAAAGAAGCACTCGCGCCGTGTGCCGAGTTCGTCGTGAAGCTGTTCATTGAAGGAGCGAGCAAATGA
- a CDS encoding efflux RND transporter periplasmic adaptor subunit, producing MMRRFGLVLGLSIAVVGCSKANASKEMPPADPSAAAPVSSLLKAAANEEAPAAASGLTASGSVHAINEAALSAKATGVLVKLNVAEGDRVKKGQVLFQVDSRGAGLAVSSAKVGVSSAKVSLQQAKEDLDRKEGLAKSGATTEAALTASRLNYENAKLSVKRAEVALSDAYRGAGETVVRSPISGLVASKNANEGESVMANGSPVLLVQDITELEIRARLPESALKTVKVDSKAMARFRAIDKSLLVTVKRISPSVDQRTRTIEVICGLANPDEVYKAGMLVELDFGSQGEAAKPAEPVKEETAEAEPAAKKPTGATPAAPKQTGEK from the coding sequence ATGATGCGCCGCTTTGGGTTGGTCTTGGGTTTGTCGATCGCGGTCGTTGGGTGTTCGAAGGCGAACGCCAGCAAGGAGATGCCTCCGGCAGATCCGTCTGCTGCAGCGCCAGTGTCGAGCTTGTTGAAGGCTGCGGCGAACGAGGAAGCGCCTGCTGCAGCATCAGGGCTGACGGCATCCGGCTCCGTGCATGCCATCAACGAGGCGGCGCTGAGCGCCAAGGCGACAGGCGTCTTGGTGAAGCTGAACGTCGCCGAAGGCGATCGCGTGAAGAAGGGCCAGGTGCTCTTCCAGGTCGACTCGAGGGGGGCTGGTCTCGCTGTGTCTTCGGCGAAGGTCGGAGTGTCCAGCGCGAAGGTCAGCCTGCAGCAGGCGAAGGAAGACCTGGACCGCAAGGAAGGCTTGGCGAAGAGTGGGGCGACCACCGAGGCCGCACTCACCGCGTCACGACTGAACTACGAAAACGCGAAGCTCTCGGTGAAGCGCGCAGAGGTTGCCTTGTCCGACGCCTATCGGGGCGCCGGTGAAACCGTCGTGCGCTCCCCCATATCTGGCTTGGTCGCGAGCAAGAACGCGAACGAAGGTGAGTCGGTGATGGCAAACGGCTCGCCGGTGTTGCTGGTGCAGGACATCACGGAGCTGGAAATCCGCGCGCGGCTGCCGGAGAGCGCCCTCAAGACCGTCAAGGTGGACTCCAAGGCGATGGCGCGTTTCCGAGCGATCGACAAGTCGCTGCTGGTTACGGTGAAGCGCATCAGCCCCAGCGTCGATCAGCGCACACGCACCATCGAAGTGATCTGCGGCCTGGCGAATCCGGATGAGGTCTACAAGGCGGGCATGCTCGTCGAGCTCGACTTCGGGAGCCAGGGCGAAGCGGCGAAGCCGGCAGAGCCCGTGAAGGAAGAGACTGCCGAGGCGGAGCCCGCAGCCAAGAAGCCGACTGGTGCAACGCCTGCGGCTCCTAAGCAGACCGGGGAGAAGTAG